The DNA window ACAACAACAGGTGTTTTAGAAAAAGATAAATGGGGATATTATAAAGGTGATATTGGAGGATTTAAGACGGATGTGCTTAATTCGATAACATATCCTACTAAAGGAAAGAGCGTTTTCGATTTTGGTCTTAATGACTATAGCAATTACTATAGTGGAACGGGGAATGATCCGGTCACGGGACATTGGACAACCAATGTCAATACCTGGAATGTTAATTTTGGTCAATTAAATAATACCTTCAAAAAGCAATTCTTTACTGTAGTAACCCCACAGGAAGTTGATCTACATCATATGCTGGGTTCTCTAATTAATTTTAATTGGAATTTTAAGATATTCAAGAAAAATGCAGATAATACTTTCCCATCAGTACCGGTATACAATATAAGCCCGGGTAATCAAACCTGCAATATTCCCCAGCCACCTTACTGTTCTACATCATGGATAGGAAATCCGGGAGAGATCGTATCGGATATGTATGCTACTATACAGCTTGGAGCAGGTGAATACTGGGCATCATTGGGAGGATCTTATTTTCCTTCTAATGTTACTGATACAGGAGATCTTTTCGAAGCTACTACAAAAGAACAGGTATTTATTAACGAGAAGATCCGTTATGGTGGGGGTTTAAGAATTAATAATATTACTTATTATGCTAATTCTTCCTCGACAGTTCCATCGAAAACCTATAGATATGATTATAAGGATATCAATGATACTACGCTTAGTAGTGGAACATTGGTTTATCCGGAGCCAGTAATGGAGTCTACAGATTCTTATGCCTATCAAAACAAAACAAATCCCAGCATAACGTACAGTGCCGATTTTGATATTACAACAGATTATAATATTATTCCCACCGAAAAAACACAAGGTTCAGAAGTAGGGTATCAATATGTCACCGTAAAACAGCTGGACAAGAATGGGAATAGTAAAGGGAAAACGGTACATACCTTCCGTTCTCCATTAGAATATCCAAATGAAGGTGGACTTGTTCCTATTATGCCAGTAGTACCAATTCCTAATCTGGATTATAAAAGAGGGCAGCCATTGTCAGAGAAAGTTTATAATGAAGCAGGACAAATCCTTTCGGAAACAACTAATGAGTATATAACAACCGAGTTCCAGAAGAATGATGGGATCAAAATTCTTGGTAACTACGACAAAAATATGGTTGGCGAATATTTTTCTTATGATAATTATCAAGCTCTGGCCAATCACTATCCTGGAATCATCTTGACAACACCTTATAAAAGTTTTGAAAAATTTGGAATAACACTTCCTTCCAAAAAGAAAGAGACTTCTTATTTCTACAAAAATGGGATTCAGAGCTCGGTAATGACCACTACTGATTATGTATATAATCCTGAAGACTATCCATTATCCGAAACCCAGACTATTACCGGAGGTGATACTTATTTAAGCTCTTATAAATATGCTAAAGAAAAGAGTAATCAACGATTGATTACTGCCAATATGATTGGTATTGCGTTGGAAACCGAAACCAAAAAGAATGGACAGATGAAGGAAAAAACGGAAACATTCTATGCCGATCTTTCACACCTGTTTCCAAGTTCAATTGCCTCTTATAATCTTCAGACTGCCGCTGCTACCACAGAATTAACTTATGAAAAATATGATTCCTTTGGAAACCTCTTACAATACAGAACAAAAGATGGTATTCCGGTATCCATTATCTGGGGGTATAACAGTACCCAGCCTATTGCGAAAATACAAGGTATAGCCTATGATCAAATTGGGCAGATTGCCGGTTCACAGCTTACCACATTTATTTCAGCTTCGAATACGGATGCTTTAGCCGCTCCTGGAGATGCAGAAACAGCACTATTATCTGCAATGGAAACTTTTAGAGCCGCTATTGGAGCTCAGAGTAGTGGGATTACTACCTATACTTACGATCCTTTGATAGGAGTTAGAAGTATTACACCTCCTTTAGGAGCCAGGGAACTTTATTATTATGATTCAGCCAACAGGCTTAAGGAAATTAAACAGATCCAGACGGATGCATCTGGAACTACTTCTCTTAAGACGGTTAAAGAATTTAAGTACAACTATAAAAACTAATGATTGTGAAAAAAATAATAATACGATCTGTCATTTTATTATCATCTATAGGTATGTTACATGCCCAAAGTGATACGGTAAATTATGTACAGACCAAAACCTATCTTGATTATCCTTTAGGCCAAAGTGTAAAGATGGCTGTGGATGTGCAGTATTTTGATGGATTGGGAAGACCTAAACAAATAGTAAAGGTAAAAGCTAGCCCTTTGGGAAGAGATGTGGTATCTCATATAGAATATGATGCTTTTGGAAGACAGGCCAATGAATACCTTCCGGTTCCTCAAACTGCAACTCAAAACGGGAATATATATGGAAATCCACTAATTAATGCAACGAATCCTACAGTTTATGGAACTGAAAAGATTTATGGGGAAAAAGCATTTGAAAGTTCCCCTTTAGATAGGGTTCTTCAGCAAAAGCAGCCTGGAACAGCCTGGAATAATAAGCCCTCTACATTTGAATATGGGAGTAATACGGCCACTGAAGTTAAAAAATATACGGTTACCACCACAAGCTGGGTCAGTGGGGTTGCTACTACTTCTTCTGTAACTCTTTCCGGAAATTATGCTGCAGGACTTCTTTACAAAACAGTTGTCACGGACGAGGATGGTAATGCTACGACCGAATATAAGAATATTCAAGGACAACTTATTTTGGCTAGAAAAGCAGTAAATGCTTCATTGAATGCAGATACTTACTATGTGTACAATAAATTTGACCAATTGGTTCTTGTTGTTCCTCCTAATGCGGTAGTGGCTCCGACGATAGCTTCTGCATTGGACACACTGTGTTATCAGTATCAATATGATGGAAGAAACCGGCTTGTGGCCAAGAAGCTTCCTGGCAAAGGCTGGGAATATATGGTGTATGATAAACAGGATCGTATGGTGATGACCCAGGATGCCAATCTGGGAGCAACCAAACAATGGCAGTTTAGCAAATATGATGAACTGGGAAGAGTAGTTTATATGGGTATTTATACCAGTACAGCTGAGTATGGACTGGCAGGAAGATTAGCAGAGCAAACCAATGTGGAAGCTAAAGGAAGTAATAATGAACTCAGGGGAAGTGCTTCTATTCCAGGAAGTGGAGCAGATGCGCTCAATTACTCTAATACTGCTTATCCTACTTCATCGATCAAGATCATGATGATTAATTATTATGATACCTTCCCGCGGGATTCATGGTTTCCAAATGATTTAGCTGATGCCGTATTCAATCAGAAAGTCATACTCAACACTCAGAATGGTTTTGCAAAGGGATTGCTTTTGGCTTCATATATAAGAAATATTGAAAACGAGGGCTGGACAAGGAATTTTATACTGTATGATACGAAAGGGCGTCTTATCTCTACACGATCACTTAATCATTTAGGAGGATATACTATAAGCAGCTCAGATCTTGATCTTTCAGGAGCAATTAAACAGACCATTATAAGGCATAGAAGGCTGGCTACTGATACAGAGAGAACTACAAAGGAGATTTTCACTTATGATAGTCAGAATAGGCTGCTGACTCATACCCATCAGGTAAACACAGGCCCTATTGAATATCTGGTCCAGAACAAATATAATGAACTTTCACAGTTAGAATCTAAAAAAGTTGGGGGTGTAGATCCAGCAATACCTTTACAGACCATTGATTACAAATATAATATCAGGGGCTGGATGACTAAAATTAATGATCCTACTAATTTGGGAAGTGATTTGTTTGGGTATGAAATCAAATACAACAATCCTACAAATACGAGCTCTTCAGTTGGAAAATTCAATGGGAATATTTCAGAGGTAGACTGGAAGGCATCTAATGATGGGGTATTCAGAAGATATAATTATCAATATGATGGTTTGGACAGACTGAGAAATGGAATTTATTCAGAACCAAATTCAACGGTACCGCAAAATAATTACTATAACGAAACAGTAGATTATGATCTAAATGGAAATATTGTAAATCTCCAAAGAAACAGGTTTTTACAAAATGTTGGTGTGCAGTTAATCGATAATCTTAGTTATACTTATACAGGGAACAGACTTAACACAGTTACTGATTCTTCAGGAAATTATACCGGTTACCCCGATACGTCAGGCACGCTCATTACGTATGACAATAATGGCAATATGGCAGATCATGTTGATAAGGGTATTTTGAAAATAGACTATAATTATCTAAATCTTCCAGGTTATATTAAATTTAATCAATTTGTCATAAGAGATGATCCTTTTGGCCTTGGCTCAATAACCACCTATCAAAATACCAGTTATCTTTATCGTGCAGATGGAGTAAAGCTACAAAAGCTTCATAATTATTTTACAGGGCGTACCCAGTTAGATGCATCCATTACAACAGACTACCTGGATGGATTCCAATATAGTGCTTCTGTTAATGGAATATCAATGTCACTTGCAGAGTTACAATTTGTACCCACTAAAGAAGGATATTATGATTTTGTTAAAAATAAATATGTTTACCAGTATAAAGATCAAGTCGGAAACATCAGGTTGGCATATTATAAAGGCGACTCAGGAGCTGCTCAAATAGACAGAACAACAAATTATTATCCTTTTGGTTTAGAATTTGGAGGAGATATAAATATTTCCACATCGATTTCTCCTAATTATACTTATACCACCCAGGGACAGGAAAAACAATTAGAAACGGGATGGAGTTCTTTTAAATGGAGAAATTATGATCCTACAATGGGGAGGTTTTTCAACATAGATCCACTTGCAGAAAAATTCTCATATAATAGTACTTATGCATTTCAAGAAAATAAGATTGGTTCAGGTCGGGAACTTGAAGGTTTAGAGTTAGTACCCTTTGAATTTATGATGATGTCTAACTCTGCTGTAAGACCAACGACAACAATCGCTGAAACTATGGTTCGAGAAGGCCAGATTGAGGGTATAACTTTAGTTGGTAAGGCAACTCCTCCTCCACATATCGGGTTTTTTGAGAGAATTGGAAATGCAATAAGCAAAGGTTGGGATTCTGTTTTTGGGGGAAATAAACCTGAAACAACAACTCCTAAATCAATGGATAAAGCCATAGAACAAGTAAAACCTGAGAGCCCTGTTGAACAAATCAAACCTGGTGGATCCTCCCAATATGAAGATATAACTTCGGCAAGTAGAGGAAAAGAGGCTGTGAAAAACAAACAAACTGACATATCGAAAGAAGAATTTGGACAGAATTTAGAAAAAGCAGGTTTTGATAAAGCTGAAAAAGGAGGAGGTAAAGCAGTGGAGTATAAGAAGGGAGATCAGTCTTATATGATTCGTAATAATAAAAACGGTCAACCAACAGCAGATTTTCGGCAAAGCCCTGAAAGTAAACAGGCAGATATCAAAATACGTTTAAAGCCAGAAACACCAATTGAATAAATGATAGATTTTGTATCAGATAAAAAAGAATTTGAAGATTA is part of the Chryseobacterium paludis genome and encodes:
- a CDS encoding DUF6443 domain-containing protein, producing the protein MKKIIIRSVILLSSIGMLHAQSDTVNYVQTKTYLDYPLGQSVKMAVDVQYFDGLGRPKQIVKVKASPLGRDVVSHIEYDAFGRQANEYLPVPQTATQNGNIYGNPLINATNPTVYGTEKIYGEKAFESSPLDRVLQQKQPGTAWNNKPSTFEYGSNTATEVKKYTVTTTSWVSGVATTSSVTLSGNYAAGLLYKTVVTDEDGNATTEYKNIQGQLILARKAVNASLNADTYYVYNKFDQLVLVVPPNAVVAPTIASALDTLCYQYQYDGRNRLVAKKLPGKGWEYMVYDKQDRMVMTQDANLGATKQWQFSKYDELGRVVYMGIYTSTAEYGLAGRLAEQTNVEAKGSNNELRGSASIPGSGADALNYSNTAYPTSSIKIMMINYYDTFPRDSWFPNDLADAVFNQKVILNTQNGFAKGLLLASYIRNIENEGWTRNFILYDTKGRLISTRSLNHLGGYTISSSDLDLSGAIKQTIIRHRRLATDTERTTKEIFTYDSQNRLLTHTHQVNTGPIEYLVQNKYNELSQLESKKVGGVDPAIPLQTIDYKYNIRGWMTKINDPTNLGSDLFGYEIKYNNPTNTSSSVGKFNGNISEVDWKASNDGVFRRYNYQYDGLDRLRNGIYSEPNSTVPQNNYYNETVDYDLNGNIVNLQRNRFLQNVGVQLIDNLSYTYTGNRLNTVTDSSGNYTGYPDTSGTLITYDNNGNMADHVDKGILKIDYNYLNLPGYIKFNQFVIRDDPFGLGSITTYQNTSYLYRADGVKLQKLHNYFTGRTQLDASITTDYLDGFQYSASVNGISMSLAELQFVPTKEGYYDFVKNKYVYQYKDQVGNIRLAYYKGDSGAAQIDRTTNYYPFGLEFGGDINISTSISPNYTYTTQGQEKQLETGWSSFKWRNYDPTMGRFFNIDPLAEKFSYNSTYAFQENKIGSGRELEGLELVPFEFMMMSNSAVRPTTTIAETMVREGQIEGITLVGKATPPPHIGFFERIGNAISKGWDSVFGGNKPETTTPKSMDKAIEQVKPESPVEQIKPGGSSQYEDITSASRGKEAVKNKQTDISKEEFGQNLEKAGFDKAEKGGGKAVEYKKGDQSYMIRNNKNGQPTADFRQSPESKQADIKIRLKPETPIE